A segment of the Sporichthya brevicatena genome:
CAACAACCACCGCAACAACGGCCCGGAGCTGATCGCTCCGCTCGAGCACGCCGAGCCGCAGACCCTGTTCTGACGGCCCGTGCGGGACCATGACCGGGTGCGAACGAAAGCCTCTGCCCTCGCGGCCCTGCTGACGGCCGGCCTGGTGCTGACCGCCTGCGCCGACGACGCCGACTCCGATTCCGACGCCCGCACCCCGGCCGGCTCGACGACCGCGTCGGCCGCTCCGACGGCGAGCGCGCGCCCGACCCCCGACGCCGCGCAGCTCGCGACCCTCGGGGTCAACGAGCTCGGCGCGATCCCGGTCTTCATGTACCACCAGCTCGTCGAGAAGCCCCGCCGCATCTACGACATGAGCCCGGCCGCGTTCCGGGAACAGCTGCAGACGCTGTACGACGCGGGCTACCGCCCGATCACCGCAGCTGCCCTCGCAGCGGGGGAGATCGACCTGCCCGCGGGTCGGCACCCGGTGGTGCTCACCTTCGACGACTCCACCTGGGACCAGGCCCGGCTGCTGCCCGACGGCACGATCGACCCGAAGTCCGCGGCGGGCATCCTCGAGGCCTTCGAGCGGGAGCACCCCGACTTCCGCGCCACTGCCACGTTCTTCGTCAACTCCACCCCGGAACCGTTCACGGACCGCCGGGTGCTGACCTGGCTCGCCGAGAACGGCTACGAGATCGCCGCCCACACGTGGTCGCACGCGGACCTCGGCAAGCTCGACGACGCCGGCGTGCAGGCCGAGATCGGCCGCGACGTCGCGTGGCTGGAGGAGGCCGTGCCCGGCCTGACGGTCCGGACGCTCGCGGTGCCCTTCGGCGTGCACCCCCGCAACCGCGAGCTGCTCCGCGCCGGCACTTTCGAGGGCGTGCCCTACCGGCTCGAGGCGGTGTTCGGGGTCTCGGAGATCGCGTCGCCGTCGCCGTACTCGCTCCGCTTCGACCTCTTCGACATCCCGCGCCTCGACACCGGCCTCGGCGTGCGCGACGCCCAGGACGCCCTCGAGCGCCTCGCCGCGGACCCGACCCTGCGCTACACCTCCGACGGGGACCCGGAACGGATCACCTTCCCCGCCGACCGCGCCGACCGACTGAACCCGGACTTCGCCGACCGCGCCCAGCCGTACTGACCGCCGTCCTGACCGCCGTCCTGACCGCCGTCCTGACCGCCGTCCTGACCGCCGTCCTGACCGCCGTCCTGACCGCCGTCCTGACCGCCGTCCTGACCGCCGCCTCTCTCGTCCCACCCCTACCAGTAGGGGTGACACCCTTTCTGGCGCCGGAAAGGGTGTCACCCCCTTGGGATTCTCAGCGTCGTGATCTAGGTTGCGCGCCATGGCGATGCGCGAGTACCTGGTGGGCGAGGTTGCCGAGGAGTACGCGGAGGGGCTGCTGAGCCGCCGGGAGGCGGTGCGGCGACTCGGCCTGCTCGGCGTCGGGCTGCCCGGCGCGACGGCGCTGCTGGCGGCGTGCGGCGGGGACGATGACGACGACGCGACGCAGGCCCCGCCGGCGACCCCGACCGGCCCGGTGGCCCCCGCGGCGACGCCTCCGCCGGGCAAGGACGTCGGCAAGCTCATCACCTACACCGCGAACGGCCAGCGCTTCCGCGCGGCGTACAAGGCCGCGGCGAAGCCCAAGGCCGCGGTGCTCGTCATCCACGAGAACAAGGGCCTCACGACCCACTTCTTCGAGCTCGTCGGGCGTATGGCGGCCAACGGGTACAGCGCGCTGTGCGTCGACCTCCTCTCGCGCGAGGGCAAGGACGGCCTCGCCGGCTTCGACGACCAGGCGGCCGCGACCGCCGCGCTGTCCGCGATGCCGGCCGAGCAGTTGCTCGGCGACCTCAAGTCGGGGGTCGACGAGCTGCTCGAACGCGCGGGCGACGACCTGAAGCTCGGCGCGATGGGCTTCTGCTTCGGCGGCGGGATGACCTGGAACCTGCTGCAGAAGGGCCCCGGCCAGGAGCGGCGGCTGCGCGCCGCGATCCCGTTCTACGGACCGGCCCCGGCCAACCCGGACTTCACCGGTTCCAAGGCGGCCGTCCTCGGCATGTACGCCGGCGAGGACGAGCGGGTCAACGGCACGAGGGCCGCCGCCGAAGCAGCTCTGAAGGCCGCGAAGCTCACCTACGAGATCAAGGTCTGGGACGGCGCCCAGCACGCGTTCTTCAACGACACGGGGGAGCGGTACGACGAGACCGCGGCCACCGCCGCCCAGAAGCAGCTGCTCGCCTGGTTCGACAAGCACCTGACCTGACGCACCGTCAGCCCTGGGTCAGGAACCCCGCACCACGTCCACGTGGATGTGGTCGAGGTGACGCAACGTCACATTGGTCGTGTTGCCCGACGGGTGCACGTAGGGGTGCCAGCCGAGGTGTGAATTGGTGTTCGACCACACCTGGTCGTCGAAGATCAGCGTGGCGATCTGGTAGTAGTCCGCGTTCGCGACGAGCCAGTGCGCGAGCAGCCAGCCCCGGGCCTTGTTGTCCGGGTCGTCGAGGCTGAAGAAGATGTCGACCGCACGGCCGTCGTAGTGCGCCGAGTTCTCGATGTGGCCGCTGGACACCCCGCCCGGCGCGAAGCCCCCGATGGGCCGGCCGCCGTACGCCTCGGCCCAGCCGCGGATCAGCGCGAGCGAACGCATCGTGAGGCCGGTCGTCGTCATCGGCTGCGCGGGCATGTAGCGCTGCGGCGTCACGCAGGTCAGGGCGTGCGGGCGGAACAACGCGTAGACGGCGTCGAGGGAGGTCGTGCGCGGCGCCGGGTCCTTGCGCTTGCGCTTGATCTCCTCGACGGCCTGGTCGGGCCGGAGCGGGACCCGGCCCTCCTTCTGCAGCGAGCGGTCGAAGGCGCGCGCGGCCCGGACGTAGTTGCGTCCGTCGCGGTAGGCCACGGCGGTCAGCATGGTGAGCGTCCGCGCCGCGGTCATGTCGATCTCCCAGACCCCGTAGCCGAGGTCCAGGCGGCACTCCGCGTCCTTGGTGGTCGGGGCGGGGACGACCCGCGGGCCCTTGGTCCGCACCGCCGAGCGGGTCGCGATCGGGCGGTCGCGGCCGGACATGTCGAGCAGGCTGTTCGACCCGGCGGGCGCCGCGGGAGCCGCCTGCGTGGCGGACCCGTCACTGCGCGTGGCCTGCACGGTGACAGCGCCGGCCGCCAGCAGGATCGCGGCGAGGCCGACGCCGAGGAACCGGTTTGCGGCCTGGCCGGGCGGGCGGTGCTTGCTCATCCCCACCATTCTCTCAGATTTCCCGGAAACTGTCGGGGCCCGCGCGTTTCGCGCGGTACTCCGGGAGGACCTGACAGACGGTCAGGACTTCTTGCTCTTGCTCGACTTCTTGGTCGAATCGGACTTCTTGGCGTCCTTGGCGGACGAGCCGGCCACGACCGAGACGAACAGGCGACCCGGCCGCGCCGGCGAGGCGGCGGTGGCGGGGTCCGGCGTCCGCCAGCCGGCGGTCGGGGCCCAGATCAAATCGCCGTAGGCGATGGTGTCGAGCTTGTAGTCGGCGCCCCGGGCGGTCAGCCAGTGCGCCACGACCCAGCCCGCGTTGGCCTCGGGCGACGTCACCGGCGACGAGACGGGGGAGGCGACCGGGGAAATCGTGTCGGGGACCGTCACGCTGAGCGCGCGTCCCGCCGCGCCGGCCGGGTTGTCCTTGGCCTTGGGCCCGAAGGTGCTCATGGTCAGCTTGCCGAAGGCGTCGACGATCCCCTGGCGCATGACGTCGGCCCGCGGGGTGAGCCCCGACCTGCCGCGACTCTCCTCCGACGCCACGGGCGCGGCGAACGCGCACGTGAGGCCGCCCGGCTCGGCCAGGGCCCGCAGCTTGGCGACCGACGCCGCGGTCGGCGCCGCGGAGTCCTCACGGGTGAACAGGTCGAGGGCCTCCGTGACCGACGGCGACTTGCCCGGCTTGCCGGCGGCGACGTCGAGGACCCGGGCGACCATCTCCTCCGGCGCCTTGACCTGCCAGCCGACGGCGGCGATCTGGGTCAGCGTGCGGGCGTCCGCGAGCGTGGTCGCCAGCGGCTTGCCGTCGACGCGGAGGAAGCACGTGTTCACCGGCGGCGTGCTGATCGGGTCGGACGCCGACATCGCCTGCACGACGCCCTTGTCCGGGCCGTCGGTGGTGGAGGAGGAATTCCCACCCCCGAGGGTCACCACGGCGGTCAGGGCCGCCACGCCGACGCAGACGCCCACCAGGGGCACGACGGGCCCGCCGCGCAGCGACAGGCGTGAGCCCGCCCGTGGGCTCCGCTCTCGTGCCGCCATCGCGTTCTCCTCGACGTACTGCGCCAGGTTCGGCGCACTGACAGGTACAGAGTGCGGTGTAACCGGTCGCCGTGTCCGCACGCTGAGAAATCGTTGGTCCGATCAGGCGACGAGAAACCGTACAAAACCGGACGAGGTGGTCCACGCCACCTCGGCGCCCCCGAGCACCCCGGTTTGAAGTCGGCCGCGGCGGGGAATCCCCACCGGCTGCTCTCGTGCCCGCCTTGCTCCGTTCTTCCGTTCCCACCCCGGGGCCGACCCGACGTCGTCGTGGAGTCGGCCGGCTGCCTCACGACGCCGCGGCAGCCTCCGCTCCAAGGTACGTGGCGATGACCGTGGGGTCGGACAGCACCTCGTCCGGCGGACCCTGCGCGACCACGCGCCCGGACTCCAGGGCGATGATCCGGTCGCAGGTCCGCCGCAGCAGCCCGACGTCGTGCTCGACGATCACCAGGGCCCCGCCGGTGGCCTCCCGGATGCGCTTCATCAGGGGCCCCATCAGCTCGGCCTCGGCCCGCGCCAGGCCGGCCGCCGGCTCGTCCAGCAGGAGCACGTCGGGCTC
Coding sequences within it:
- a CDS encoding polysaccharide deacetylase family protein, giving the protein MRTKASALAALLTAGLVLTACADDADSDSDARTPAGSTTASAAPTASARPTPDAAQLATLGVNELGAIPVFMYHQLVEKPRRIYDMSPAAFREQLQTLYDAGYRPITAAALAAGEIDLPAGRHPVVLTFDDSTWDQARLLPDGTIDPKSAAGILEAFEREHPDFRATATFFVNSTPEPFTDRRVLTWLAENGYEIAAHTWSHADLGKLDDAGVQAEIGRDVAWLEEAVPGLTVRTLAVPFGVHPRNRELLRAGTFEGVPYRLEAVFGVSEIASPSPYSLRFDLFDIPRLDTGLGVRDAQDALERLAADPTLRYTSDGDPERITFPADRADRLNPDFADRAQPY
- a CDS encoding dienelactone hydrolase family protein yields the protein MAMREYLVGEVAEEYAEGLLSRREAVRRLGLLGVGLPGATALLAACGGDDDDDATQAPPATPTGPVAPAATPPPGKDVGKLITYTANGQRFRAAYKAAAKPKAAVLVIHENKGLTTHFFELVGRMAANGYSALCVDLLSREGKDGLAGFDDQAAATAALSAMPAEQLLGDLKSGVDELLERAGDDLKLGAMGFCFGGGMTWNLLQKGPGQERRLRAAIPFYGPAPANPDFTGSKAAVLGMYAGEDERVNGTRAAAEAALKAAKLTYEIKVWDGAQHAFFNDTGERYDETAATAAQKQLLAWFDKHLT